The Rosa rugosa chromosome 3, drRosRugo1.1, whole genome shotgun sequence sequence ctagttaaacatagaagaaacaaaacaaactaaagaaggagaggcagagagagcgagagagagagagctgctgcagaatcatctccttttatatggttagaggttgcctccatcttttttgttgtgtaggaaatccaaaacttaaaagaattagggttagcgtgcttaggtggagttttcctattggctcttgaacttgatgactcattccaaccattcacatcatgccatttgtctatattgagctgatatatgaagcacaaactcgtcctcgggcttttcggtgtgatttgggcttcgaaacataaattcccgtccaacctcagattcacgcgcagcctgaccttcttgtactaaatcggtcataacttcctctagaaaaatgatattgacgaaccgtaaaaagatctggaaactagacatccgaggctttctataaatataaagatcatcatctggatcgttctgagctggtctcagtgctctgtcgaagttaactgatctgcacaggcagatttcccgattttgcctttcaatccctcttttacttcttttctccttctttactccaagatacttataaaacaaataaacaacgtaaataactagaaaatatactaaactaacaaagaaagtatagagattaacgctattaatatcacataattatgctcctatcactactTCACATGGCTTCATGACACACAAGTCAACACATAtcaccctatatctatttacatgatatagccataattaATAATATACAACAAATAGTAATTTATTCTTCATATTACATAGGATTATTAGAATTACAAATATGACAGATATATAATAATACTTGCAATCTTGATAAACATTATACAGAGGATGTATCATTGCTCATTGCAGTTAAAAGCTTCTGAGCTTACCACAATCATAATCAGCCTTCTTCAACAGCAACCCGGCCAGGATTTGAGAGAAAAACTTGTCCCTCAAGAAAGTCATTATTTTTCCATCAGCCTCCTGTAAAAAACCAACCACATAAGCTGTACTAATAAGATCAAAACTTCTCCATCTCCTCTCACTGGCATACTTATTCAACCCTCTTTCAATCATTTTATATTCCTCTTTTCCTTGTTCACCTTCATCTCTAATTTCTTGGCTCCTATTGTTCAACAAAGCCTCACCAAGACACCTTGATAATACAAGACCGTCCTCTAATGCAGCACAGCCACCTTGTCCAATGTCTGGGGTCATGGGGTGGAGCGCGTCTCCGGCTACACATACATTACCTTTGCTAATATTTCCCCAAATAAGTTCCCAAGGATGCCTATATCTCAATGGAGAGGATATAAAAGCATCCAAATCGGTGTTTTCCACAACGGCCCGTACTTCATCTGATACCTTTCCGAGCTTGCTTAACACATATTGCTTCAACTGAGCTGGGTTTTCTTCTAGCTCTTTCTCTACAAGACATGCAAGTATAGACAAAAACTGAGACCCACACATACTTCTTTAGGTAACTACATCATATGGATGGTAAGTACAATTCATAAGGTTTCTGAGTTTGTCGGAGTAAAATACTATGAAACAATTTATCATTGTTGTTTGTATCCGTTATGAAATTGAGAGATGAACTCCACTTTTAAACTAATGAAGAAAAGGCCTGTAAGGATACTAGTACTGGAAACTTGAGGAGCAGTGCGAATGAAAGCAAATAATTCCCAAAACTTGTGTGAAAGGCTTACCTTGGCTGGAGGGAGACCAAGTGAAGTACCAGTAAACATTTTTATCATCACAAGGAACTACACCAGATCTGACACCGTTCCCAAAGTACTGCATGAACATGGGATCAAACTCATGGCTGCTCTTGAACTCAGCACTACCTCGAACGGCAGATCTTACTGTAAAGACCGGCGGCTTGAAGCCCAGCCATTTTGAAACCACTGAGTTTACTCCATCACATCCAACCAAAACCTATTCAGTCATAGTGTTGACATTATAAGCAATAATTCTAACCCATAAATATGATTATGCCCATCTAAAATGCAAATGCTGTTGTTTTACACCCATCAAAAGATGGTCCAGTTAAGAATATATAGTGCCGAGCAATGATGATCATCAACAGAAATCTTAATTGCATACTTGTCATGAAACTATGCTTGGGAACTAAACTAATTAGGGAACATAATAACCAAAACACACTACGCCAATatttgaatcagacaacacgcATCAGACAACTGCGCACattttttctgtcgtctgaaaaaatcagacgacagcaagaattatTCTATTGTGTATGATTCAATCATACAACAGTTATTGTAGAATAGGTGTGATGTTGTCCGCATTTCTTTAagagacaacagatttttagaTTGTTGTTGTCCAAATATCTAGTTTCAGACAACATAATAAATGATGATCTTGTGTCATAGTTATTCAGACAATGATTGAATattgtctgtcgtctgaataaatTCAATCAGACAACTCTTTTTACATTGCTATTGTGCAATTAATAATCAGACAATCACCAtatttttatgttgtctgatattTTCagttcagacaacatcttttgtTGTCTGTTGTGTGACATTGTTACATACAATTAGTCCTTAATTTATGTTGTCTGCTTTTAGGGTTAAAATTTATTCTGCCCTAGCTCGCTGACTATACATGCGCGCCTCTCAACACTtagacaaaattaaaaatttaaactTCCCTCTACTTTTGCGCTCCCATGCCAAAACATTCGAGCCGGCCCTCAGCTCGACCTCGATCTCTCTCCCAAAATCGCTTTCTCCGACGATCTCACCTCTCTCTGTCTCAACCCTCAGCTCGACCTCTCCGAAGCCCTcacctctctctcactcaacCCTCATCCATCACATTCTCAGCCATCTCTCTCACTCATCCCTTAGCTCTCACTATCTCTCTCAATCGAAGCTTTGTAGTCGTCTCCCTCAATCGAAGTCAGCTTTGGAGGTTCTTGATTGTAGACTGCTCCCTCTTTCGAGCTAGGTACGAACTGTACTTTACAAGTTTGTTAGGGTTTCGGGGTtgatttggatttgaatttgggaGTAGGGTTTCGAATTCAAATCGATTTTTGAGTTGAGGATTTTCTGGATAACATGGATTTGGGGATTGGGGTATAGAACTCGAATTGGGTTTATGGTTTGTTGTTAATTTCGATTTGGGGGTTGTCAAATTTGGGGAAACTGCCTcttaaatttgggtttttttttggattaattttagtttaccTATTCCAACTTTAGGCCAGTCTTCAtgtaataggtccaatttgttagttttccgacaattgagttatttaacttgttaatgtggatcatatatggcctatgttttatgatgtggtgtcgaggtggtctgcattgtcaatttaggagtgagtcctactattaaaaataaatagtttttcaacaaataatccaactatttgaaagaatattaacgaattggacctattagatcaaaattgaaagtgcaggggtgtttttgatgaaattagaagtctagggactgaattgattttggacctaaaccacagggtactaactagtatttagaagaagggctaaatacaaattactaccctgtgatttaggtccaaaatcaattcagtccctgaacttctaatttcatcaaaaacacccctgcactttcaattttgatctaataggtccaatttgttagttttccgacaattgagttatttaacttgttaatgtggatcatatatggcctatgttttatgatgtggtgtcgaggtggtctgcattgtcaatttaggagtgagtcctactattaaaaataaatagtttttcaacaaataatccaactatttgaaagaatattaacgaattggacctattagatcaaaattgaaagtgcaggggtgtttttgatgaaattagaagtctagggactgaattgattttggacctaaaccacagggtactaactagtatttttttttattagtattattattttaaaaagaAGTGAATTCGTACTTTGCAACTGCGTCTAATCTCTCCGCTTTCTCTATTAGATAAAATTTGAATTAAGAAACCAAAACGCAGTGACTAAATTCGTTTACGTAAATGTTTTATTCCAGTTCAAATGAAAGAAAGGACATATATTACCCCGAGAATGATGATAAGACATTCCGACTACATTTATTTCTTTCAAGTATCAAGCAGACAAAACCACATATCATTTTGGCATTGTGAGTGTCCTGATGCTACAATTTTTGTTCAACTAAAACCGCTTGAAGCGTAACTGAGGCCCAGAATACAGCATGAGCATTTATTGAAAAACTCGAAAATCTGACACAAATGGGAGCATAAGTTAGTCTACAAACAGTATCTGTAATTTCACATTGCACTGACTGAAAAATTCCATCTCAACATGACATTCTTTCTTGCTACACAGCCACGAGAACAATTAAATACTCCCTCGTCCGAAAATTGGACCTAATTAACAGGCATACCAGCTGCCTTCTTCACATTCCcaatgtgcatatatatatatatatataatcctaCCGGCACTCAGGGAATTTAGTCTCATAGGTCTGAGGCAACTGCATGAATGAAGTAATTTTTTTCAGAGAGAATATGGAGCACTATCAACAATCTATAAACTGAAAGATAACAGAAAGAGAACAGAGAGGACCAATTGTATTGCTTATTTATATTACATCAGATACAGGTAACAAGGAAAGTATCTCCCTTCTTCCCAACTCTGCAACTCCTCTAACCCTAGCGGCGCAATGCAGAGCGTCGAGCCAACCAAGCACGACCATGGTCGCCGCTTCCCTACTCTCCATCATCGCAGGCAATTTTGCTTGCCTTCGTTGGAGGAGGCCTCGCGGCTTCTTTGTCCTTCGAGATGTACGACTTTTTCAGGCAAAAGCAACCCCTTCCTTTCTCTCCTTCCATCTGATTTCGGTGTTGGCTATTCTTGCCGAGATGTGGATGCCGGTCTTGTTCGGTATAATTGCTCCAAGAATTTTGTCATCCAGGGGTGGAGAACTCCGGTGGCTGTGGTGGCTGCGCTGGATCGAGACGACCTTGATACAGAAGGCGCCGACGTCGCTGGTTTGGCTGGTCAGTTTCTGGGTTGATCTGCTATTCCAGGGAGGCAGTTGGCGGTGGCTGTGTCGCGGGCAGACGACGCTAGTGTTGGGCAGTGGTCGATGGCAGCCATTGGGAAGCCGTGAGTTGGTGACAGGATGCACGGATACGGCATTTTGCCTCCGTATATCAGTACGGGTGCGATACGGCCCGGATACGCTCCGATACACGTATCCAACGGATCCTAATTTTGATACGCCACGGATACGGTCGTATCTGCATTGGATACGTAAATCAGTAAATAAATAGGATCCGCGGGGTTATATCAGACATTTTCTCCTTAAGAAAgatacaaaaaaaacaaaacagatcGAAACCTGATTGAGACAAAACAGCTGCTCTTCTTCGCGTCTTCTTCTCTTCTGCTCTTCGCGTCTTCTCTTCGAGACGCAATCAAAACGTATCCTACAGACGTCTGCCAAAAGGAAACTAGCTGGAGTTTCTTCTTTCGCTTCTTCTTGATTGAATTCATTCGAGATGGCTTGTGATGGTTTGTGCGTCTGATCACTCTGATGGTTTGTGCTATTGATGGTTTGTGATATGGTTATGACTTGTGAAGTTGTGATGGTTTGTGGGTTTGATTCACTTTCATCACTCTGATAGTCTGATGGTTTGTGTCGTTGTGCATCTGATGGAGTGATGGTTTTATGATAGGGATAATTCCCGTATGCCCAAAAATTCCACGTATTGTGCCCAGATGCACCAACTTTTTCGTATCTTACTATTTGCTTGGGAAAAGACTAAAAGGGGTATTTCCTATGCTATCTTGAGTTTTTAGAGCTTTTGTCTACCTAAGAAActttatttaaaaacaaaaatgtaaacaagactagccttcaacatgcccaagtttttctcctaacggctccctgcctagcggatactttaacaggcggaatcactgctgtttTGTCTTCATCTTGGTTTTAAAACTGGTTTTGTTTTGGTAGGCAAAGCTTTTCAAACTTCAGACAATGATAGGAAACAGATACTGATAGCTATAGATGGAATGCAGACAACAGATAGTGATAATGCAAAATTATATAACAGATAGTGATAGCTAGAGATATTTAATTTTTGCTACATTTGACAAAATGGGTAGGGCATCcttgttttatttattcaaatagaAATACATGCTAGGAATCCAGAGCCTCATTCCTTAGGTAAACAGCACGAAGCTTGTTTAGTTATTCATGATAGCaatacttacttggaatgattGCTCACTACTGCACACTGAACAGGAAGGGAAGCACACTGCTATACTAGTTGAGAGAAGACTCTCAAGGTGTTATAATCTAGAACTGATATGGCTATTTTCGAATATTGGAATGATGTCTTCCgtttcgaatgccttacaaatgaaactaaagctctttatatagagagcggaactcaaactagaattcaaaattCATAAATGTACAGGATAACTCCGTgatcttctgcttttctgagtgctcctgatgatggaggtcggacagggaaaagcaaaagcatctaggtgaaatgtttttcaccttcttcttttctgaaaagcaaaagcatcttTTGAAAAAGGGAACagttgcttttttgtttttgatgctttttttttttttctttcaccagCTGCTACATGTTGTCATCAGTCTCTGagtggtggccaaagacaaacgAGTGATTGTCTGTTTGGGCCATTCTAACTGTTGTAGCATTGTCTTCTACATCTGTGTCGAcgtacatcttgtagtggttgtcgttTTCAAGTTTATCCatccactgcatgcatgccattgttgagtctatctcttttcgggtgagagataggaataggtcactgctgacgacgtcaggatgatcgtaggCAGTGATAATAAttttctctcctgctgccaggaatgtaTTGCTGaggtcttcagagatgatcttctttatGTATTCCAAggtcatggccttcatccatgggatgctagagtttggttggccattataCCCAACACATGCAGGTTGCAGATATTGTCttggaataattctcacatagtgaTATGGAGCAATATATTCGACTTCACCATTTGCTTGccggatccattctggaggggTGGATCTAAACTTCAGACGAAGCTCACAGTCTGTTTTTCTCACATTCTTGACTGTATTAACGATGATAGGTggcaaaccttttagatcatcattagttttggtccacagattatggacaaaaccattttcaacaagccagagcttgtgttcttgtggatgttcactctgaacatttaccaggtatcttccaacatatggtcctgcgatgatgaagagggttggaggaactaggtcttcAGAATTGTGCCTTCCTATTAGATTGTGGAATTTATGCCAGTCTGCTtcagtgagtgccatgatagggaccctagcactttctggactttcaaggaagttaattttttctttcttgacagcactctgctgtaacTCTTCGAATTGTGGTCTAGCATTTTCgtatagttcttcagctaatgcaaatagggctggaaacattagaccactgcttctttcctgaaaggcaaataaaggattatccagaattgccttctggtggtaagctaatctcctgccagttctgaacacaggagtatcgaaagttcgaagttcataattgaaaacatttattactccagttggagtaggtttgctttttggcaaagcaacagccgtcaacggtcttgatgagcctttaccgtctgccgtttgagacgggctagccaatcctttaccctgggattgatcagttatgGCTGGTCTTTTTGGACCTAGCAGGAATTTTTTGAGGATttcttctttgggatcctcgatatcctcatgttctttcccaggtcttctgcttctgggattgcgaccttcgtcatcatctcttttgaacatggctaattctcttgtcaagacgtctggaagatagttcttgtttcctgcaattaattcaacaacataatcgtattggttaagaaataattgccagttagctaatcttcctctatcagcagctttatcaagtttgaaatttttgaaattctttactctggcacaatcgatgcgaacagtaaagggttttccaagaaaagctggagaatttaaaatcgttttctttacagccaaaatttctttttctcctgtgggataattcagttctgcagggctgaacttgccactacaaaatttacagattttttcaatgttagttccatgcgtttttgccagaacaacaccggaccagtaattatcactcgcatctgtttggaggataatttcatcattctgttctggttgttgaagaggagggaggtttttgcagagattttttatctgcttcacagttttttcatcatcttctgtgaagttccattttcttttggaactcgtTTTAGgcgataacattgctgttaaccctgagatcttggggatgaaatctctcccataatttatgacaccaaggaatctctctagacttttggcatcaggaattctatctgggaatttccagatcttttcaaggatatgaggttggagttttatcactccattcttgatatttattcctaggaaatcaacttcatcaaggataaagaagattttcttttcacctaggataattccatgctgtaCTATCAActttacaacctcatagaggtgtttcatatgttcttctctgtttttggagaagaccagaatgtcatctatgtagacgacgcagaactccgcaacatgtttgaagatattatccatttttctctggaa is a genomic window containing:
- the LOC133741342 gene encoding monooxygenase 2-like: MFMQYFGNGVRSGVVPCDDKNVYWYFTWSPSSQEKELEENPAQLKQYVLSKLGKVSDEVRAVVENTDLDAFISSPLRYRHPWELIWGNISKGNVCVAGDALHPMTPDIGQGGCAALEDGLVLSRCLGEALLNNRSQEIRDEGEQGKEEYKMIERGLNKYASERRWRSFDLISTAYVVGFLQEADGKIMTFLRDKFFSQILAGLLLKKADYDCGKLRSF